A single Streptomyces sp. 2114.4 DNA region contains:
- a CDS encoding ABC transporter ATP-binding protein, whose protein sequence is MNAASTSSGRAVPDAPAVELRGITKRFPGVVANHDIHLTVRRGTVHALCGENGAGKSTLMKILYGMQKPDEGTIELDGEQVTLHTPGDAIARGIGMVHQHFMLADNLTVLENTVLGAEKLHGIGAGARAKIAELSEAYGLHIRPDVLVEDLGVADRQRVEILKVLYRGARTLILDEPTAVLVPQEVDALFDNLRELKSEGLTVIFISHKLGEVLSVADDITVIRRGTTVASVEPSATTPKQLAELMVGSELPSPETRESTVTDEEMLRVRDLRLSATDSDGVVRTVLDGISFTIHKGEVLGVAGVEGNGQAELVEAVMGTRTPDHGTVVLDGNDLSGASTRARREGGVGYIPEDRHRHGLLLEAPLWENRILGHVTERPNSKGRLLDLAGARKDTARIVAEYDVRTPGIEVTASSLSGGNQQKLIVGREMSHRPKLLIAAHPTRGVDVGAQAQIWEQIREARREGLAVLLISADLDELIGLSDTLRVMYRGRLVADADPAVITPEELGSAMTGAASGHLTASEDGAPEDGASQDDASNGAGEQGGEQK, encoded by the coding sequence ATCAACGCAGCATCCACGAGCAGTGGCCGGGCCGTCCCGGACGCCCCCGCTGTAGAACTCCGCGGAATCACCAAAAGGTTCCCCGGCGTCGTGGCCAACCACGACATCCACCTCACCGTGCGCCGCGGTACCGTCCACGCCCTCTGCGGCGAGAACGGGGCCGGCAAGTCCACCCTGATGAAGATCCTCTACGGCATGCAGAAGCCGGACGAGGGCACCATCGAGCTGGACGGCGAGCAGGTCACCCTGCACACGCCGGGCGACGCCATCGCCCGCGGCATCGGCATGGTCCACCAGCACTTCATGCTGGCCGACAACCTCACCGTCCTGGAGAACACCGTCCTCGGCGCGGAGAAGCTGCACGGCATAGGCGCCGGCGCCCGCGCGAAGATAGCGGAGCTCTCCGAGGCCTACGGGCTCCACATCCGGCCGGACGTGCTGGTCGAGGACCTGGGTGTCGCCGACCGCCAGCGGGTGGAGATCCTCAAGGTCCTCTACCGCGGCGCCCGCACCCTCATCCTCGACGAGCCGACCGCCGTCCTGGTCCCGCAGGAGGTCGACGCGCTCTTCGACAACCTGCGCGAGCTCAAGTCCGAGGGCCTGACCGTCATCTTCATCTCGCACAAGCTGGGCGAGGTGCTGTCGGTCGCCGACGACATCACCGTCATACGCCGCGGCACGACCGTGGCGTCGGTCGAGCCGTCCGCGACCACGCCCAAGCAGCTCGCCGAGCTGATGGTCGGCAGCGAACTGCCGTCCCCGGAGACCCGCGAGTCGACCGTCACGGACGAGGAGATGCTGCGTGTACGCGATCTCCGCCTCTCCGCGACCGACTCCGACGGCGTGGTCCGCACCGTTCTGGACGGCATCTCCTTCACCATCCACAAGGGCGAGGTGCTGGGCGTCGCCGGTGTCGAGGGCAACGGCCAGGCCGAGCTCGTCGAGGCCGTCATGGGCACCCGCACCCCCGACCACGGCACCGTCGTCCTGGACGGCAACGACCTGTCCGGGGCCTCCACCCGCGCCCGGCGTGAGGGCGGCGTCGGCTACATCCCCGAGGACCGCCACCGCCACGGCCTGCTGCTGGAAGCCCCGCTGTGGGAGAACCGCATCCTGGGCCATGTCACCGAGCGGCCCAACAGCAAGGGCAGGCTGCTCGACCTGGCCGGTGCCCGCAAGGACACCGCGCGCATCGTCGCCGAGTACGACGTGCGCACCCCCGGCATCGAGGTCACCGCGTCCTCGCTCTCCGGCGGCAACCAGCAGAAGCTGATCGTCGGCCGCGAGATGAGCCACCGGCCCAAGCTGCTGATCGCTGCCCACCCCACCCGCGGCGTCGACGTCGGCGCGCAGGCGCAGATCTGGGAACAGATCCGCGAGGCGCGGCGCGAGGGCCTGGCGGTGCTGCTGATCTCTGCCGACCTGGACGAGCTGATCGGGCTGTCCGACACCCTGCGGGTGATGTACCGGGGCCGGCTGGTCGCGGACGCGGACCCCGCCGTCATCACCCCGGAGGAGTTGGGCTCCGCCATGACCGGTGCCGCCAGCGGCCACCTCACCGCGTCGGAAGACGGCGCGCCGGAAGACGGCGCGTCCCAGGACGATGCGTCGAACGGCGCCGGCGAACAGGGCGGTGAGCAGAAGTGA